One segment of Theobroma cacao cultivar B97-61/B2 chromosome 9, Criollo_cocoa_genome_V2, whole genome shotgun sequence DNA contains the following:
- the LOC18590552 gene encoding DExH-box ATP-dependent RNA helicase DExH11 isoform X2: protein MKPIQAANGFSFRVGFSGHSGHLRVEPLYTEERDNPIKTLPDFVLPPAFPRETPESIKEHIKEKYLLPRLDDEAFSPEKAGRQWDFDWFERVKIPLEPSLPRTVMVPVWELPFRRCKGGSVEGKWEPNSLQVDVSELIVGGQASGSFPHTVGGAAKDFVRGSINNRPFRPGGLEDQSVERILPDGACNGEWVSEVLNGGPVQTIPPGFKQGLNLGDLTAHPCLWNVYKDRISLNNTSVEKSELSVQFDDLFKKAWEEDVTEFEKDGHSTESDSVKSEAEANQADVLNSLDTGSSALDEILSVEAERLDEKSDGGGQQQKEAWAVSGGSEGIADHFYELVPDMAIEYPFELDTFQKEAIYYLEKGESVFVAAHTSAGKTVVAEYAFALASKHCTRAVYTAPIKTISNQKYRDFCGKFDVGLLTGDVSLRPEASCLIMTTEILRSMLYRGADIIRDIEWVIFDEVHYVNDVERGVVWEEVIIMLPKHINIILLSATVPNTIEFADWIGRTKQKKIRVTGTTKRPVPLEHCLFYSGELYKICESETFISLGLKAAKDAYKKKNSNAISGGTASYTGSSAVHDGARGQKREISNRGKQNKHSGPQNLGHYSGTGWGNQGSGGGQNSWGSRRSAWLMLIDKLSKQSLLPVVIFGFSKNQCDKSADSISGTDLTSSSEKSEIRVFCDKAFSRLKGSDRNLPQVVRVQNLLCRGIGVHHAGLLPIVKEVVEMLFCRGVIKVLFSTETFAMGVNAPARTVVFDTLRKFDGKEFRQLLPGEYTQMAGRAGRRGLDKTGTVIVMCRDEIPEERDLKHVITGTPTNLESQFRLTYIMILHLLRVEELKVEDMLKRSFSEFHAQKKLPEQQQRLLRKLAQPKKTIECIKGEPAIEEYYEMHAEAEEHYRQISNAVMQSPVAQQFLTVGRVVVVKSQSAHDHLLGVVVKSPSANNKQYIVQVLKPDVPLMTQTPSSSSNLQDKRSADFQQGYVLLPKAKRGLEEDYRLSTGPRKGSGIINIKLPHHGAAAGVSFEVRETDNTEFLCICNSKIKVEQVGILEYGSDTAFSNAVQQLLKLKSNGNKYPPALDPIKDLKLKDMDLVQKYYKWTHLLQKMSENKCHECIKLEEHIKLAREIKKHKDEVNALEFQLSNEALQQMPEFQGRIDVLKEIGCIDEDHVVQLKGRVACEMNSGEELICTECLFENQLDDLEPEEAVALMSAFVFQQKNTSEPSLTSKLSQAKKRLYDTAIKLGNLQAGFKLQITPEEYAKENLKFGLVEVVYEWAKGTPFAEICELTDVPEGLIVRTIVRLDETCREFKSAAAIMGNSSLYKKMESASNAIKRDIVFAASLYITGV from the exons ATGAAACCGATCCAAGCAGCAAACGGATTCAGTTTCCGAGTCGGATTCTCCGGCCACAGCGGCCACCTCAGAGTCGAGCCTCTCTACACCGAGGAGCGCGATAACCCTATTAAAACTCTCCCCGACTTTGTTCTc CCACCTGCATTTCCCAGGGAAACACCGGAATCGATTAAGGAACATATAAAGGAGAAATATCTTTTGCCAAGATTGGACGATGAAGCTTTTTCTCCAGAAAAAGCTGGAAGGCAATGGGATTTTGACTGGTTTGAAAGGGTAAAAATACCATTGGAGCCATCATTGCCAAGAACTGTTATGGTTCCAGTCTGGGAGTTACCCTTCAGACGGTGCAAAGGGGGATCAGTTGAAGGAAAGTGGGAACCTAATTCATTGCAG GTGGATGTATCAGAACTAATAGTTGGGGGTCAAGCTTCTGGTTCTTTTCCACACACGGTTGGTGGTGCTGCCAAGGATTTTGTAAGAGGAAGCATTAATAACCGACCTTTTCGTCCAGGAGGCTTGGAGGATCAATCTGTAGAGAGGATTCTTCCGGATGGTGCATGTAATGGTGAGTGGGTTAGTGAGGTGCTAAATGGTGGTCCTGTTCAAACAATTCCTCCAGGCTTTAAGCAAGGGTTAAACCTTGGTGATCTTACG GCACATCCTTGCTTATGGAATGTTTACAAGGACCGAATTTCACTCAATAACACATCAGTTGAAAAG AGTGAGTTGTCTGTACAATTTGACGACTTGTTCAAGAAAGCTTGGGAAGAGGATGTTACAGAATTTGAGAAAGATG GGCATTCAACAGAATCAGATTCTGTTAAGTCAGAAGCTGAGGCGAACCAGGCTGATGTTCTCAACAGTCTTGATACTGGATCATCTgctttggatgaaattttatcaGTTGAAGCAGAAAGATTAGATGAGAAAAGTGATGGGGGTGGTCAGCAACAAAAGGAG GCTTGGGCTGTTAGTGGAGGTAGTGAAGGGATTGCTGATCACTTTTACGAACTAGTTCCTGACATGGCAATTGAATATCCTTTTGAATTGGATACATTCCAGAAGGAG GCTATTTATTATTTGGAAAAGGGGGAGTCTGTTTTTGTGGCGGCTCATACATCTGCTGGAAAAACAGTTGTTGCAGAATATGCATTTGCTTTGGCGTCAAAA CATTGCACTAGAGCTGTGTATACAGCTCCAATTAAAACAATCAGCAATCAGAAGTATAGAGATTTCTGTGGGAAATTTGATGTTGGTCTTCTTACTGGTGATGTTAGTTTGAGACCTGAGGCTTCTTGTCTCATCATGACGACTGAAATATTAAGGTCAATGCTTTATCGGGGTGCGGATATTATTCGCGATATTGAATGG GTTATATTTGATGAGGTGCACTACGTGAATGATGTTGAAAGAGGCGTGGTTTGGGAAGAGGTCATAATCATGCTTCCAAAACATATTAACATCATCCTCCTTTCAGCCACG GTGCCGAATACAATTGAATTTGCTGATTGGATTGGTCGGAcgaagcaaaaaaaaattcgtGTCACTGG GACAACAAAAAGACCAGTCCCACTGGAGCATTGCCTGTTTTATTCTGGAGAACTTTACAAAATATGTGAAAGTGAAACTTTTATATCATTGGGACTAAAGGCTGCCAAAGATGcatacaagaaaaagaattccAATGCAATTAGTGGTGGTACTGCTTCGTATACTGGTTCTTCTGCAGTTCATGATGGGGCTCGAGGTCAGAAACGTGAAATTTCTAACCGAGGGAAACAAAATAAGCATTCTGGTCCACAAAATTTGGGGCACTATTCTGGGACAGGTTGGGGGAATCAAGGCAGTGGAGGTGGCCAGAATAGTTGGGGATCTAGGAGATCAGCATGGTTGATGCTTATTGACAAGCTTTCAAAGCAGTCACTATTACCT GTGGTTATATTTGGTTTCTCAAAGAACCAATGTGATAAATCAGCTGACAGCATCTCTGGGACTGACCTCACTAGTAGTTCTGAGAAAAGTGAGATCCGTGTTTTTTGTGATAAAGCTTTTTCACGGCTTAAGGGATCTGATCGCAATTTACCTCAG GTTGTCAGAGTTCAGAACCTTCTTTGCAGAGGAATTGGTGTGCATCATGCAGGTTTGCTTCCAATTGTCAAGGAAGTTGTTGAAATGCTCTTCTGTCGAGGTGTGATTAAG GTTTTGTTTTCAACAGAGACATTTGCCATGGGTGTTAATGCTCCAGCCAGAACG GTTGTCTTTGATACATTAAGGAAGTTTGATGGCAAGGAATTTAGACAGTTACTCCCTGGGGAATACACTCAAATGGCAGGTCGTGCTGGCAGAAGAGGACTTGATAAAACTGGTACAGTTATTGTGATGTGCCGTGATGAAATCCCAGAAGAGAGGGATTTGAAACATGTTATAACTGGAACTCCAACTAATCTCGAATCTCAGTTCCGATTGACATACATTATGATCCTACATCTTCTTCGTGTGGAAGAACTGAAG GTGGAGGACATGTTGAAACGGAGTTTTTCTGAATTTCATGCTCAGAAGAAACTTCCAGAGCAGCAACAACGTCTATTGCGAAAGCTTGCACAGCCAAAGAAAACTATAGA ATGTATTAAAGGTGAACCTGCAATTGAAGAGTACTATGAGATGCATGCAGAAGCCGAGGAACACTACCGACAGATATCAAATGCTGTCATGCAGTCTCCTGTTGCCCAACAATTTCTTACTGTTGGGAGAGTGGTTGTGGTGAAATCTCAGTCA GCCCACGACCATTTACTTGGAGTTGTCGTAAAATCACCTTCTGCCAATAACAAACAATATATTGTGCAAGTTCTTAAACCTGATGTGCCATTAATGACTCAAACTCCCTCAAGCAGCAGTAACTTGCAAGATAAGAGAAGTGCTGACTTCCAACAAGGTTATGTGCTGCTACCAAAAGCTAAACGTGGTCTCGAAGAAGACTACCGCTTATCTACTGGTCCACGCAAAGGATCAggtatcatcaacataaaactgCCTCACCATGGTGCTGCTGCAGGAGTGAGTTTTGAGGTCAGAGAAACTGATAATACAGAATTCTTATGCATATGCAATAGCAAGATAAAAGTCGAGCAAGTTGGGATTCTTGAATATGGTAGCGATACTGCTTTCTCTAACGCAGTTCAGCAGCTGTTGAAATTGAAATCTAATGGAAACAAATATCCTCCAGCCTTAGATCCAATTAAAG ATCTCAAATTGAAAGACATGGATCTTGTTCAAAAATACTACAAGTGGACCCACCTACTGCAAAAAATGTCAGAGAACAAATGCCACGAATGTATTAAGTTGGAGGAGCACATTAAGCTAGCTAGAGAGATTAAGAAGCATAAAGATGAAGTTAATGCTCTTGAATTTCAATTGTCTAATGAAGCGCTCCAACAGATGCCAGAATTTCAGGGCCGG ATTGATGTTCTGAAGGAAATTGGTTGTATAGATGAAGACCATGTGGTTCAATTAAAAGGTCGTGTTGCCTGTGAGATGAATTCAGGGGAGGAATTGATATGCACAGAATGTTTATTTGAGAATCAACTAGATGACCTGGAACCTGAAGAAGCGGTGGCTTTAATGTCGGCCTTCGTCTTTCAGCAGAAGAACACTTCTGAACCTTCTCTTACATCAAAACTCTCTCAGGCCAAAAAAAG ATTGTATGACACAGCTATAAAACTTGGTAATCTTCAAGCAGGGTTCAAATTACAAATAACACCTGAGGAGTATGCGAAAGAAAATCTCAAGTTTGGTCTTGTTGAAGTGGTGTACGAATGGGCAAAG GGAACTCCATTTGCAGAAATTTGTGAGCTCACGGATGTTCCTGAAGGCCTTATAGTGCGGACAATTGTCAGGCTGGACGAGACTTGTCGTGAATTTAAAAGTGCTGCAGCTATAATGGGTAATTCATcactttataagaaaatggaatctGCTTCCAATGCCATAAAGCGTGATATCGTCTTTGCTGCTAGTTTGTACATTACAGGAGTGTGA